The Artemia franciscana chromosome 2, ASM3288406v1, whole genome shotgun sequence genome segment cttaaaacgaacagagattattgcgcatatgaggggttctaaaaatactttagcataaagagcgaggtatttaggaggagataaataccttgctctttatgctaaagtatttttagtaatttcaactatttattctacggcctttctgattcaggggtcattcttaaagaattgggacaaaacttacgatttagtgtaaagagcgaggtattaacgagggtacaaacccccctcgtatacataataaaaatataaggttatgaaagtttgttacgtaagttaattcttaagttacgtatattttttactaataaaaacgttcattaaaaattaaaagttctagttgccattttaagtaaccgaaaaattggagggcagctaggcctccttctccaccccttatttctcaaaatcgtctgatcaaaactaagagaaagccatttagccaaaaaaagaattaatatacaaatttcattttaataatttatgtgcggagagccaaaaccaaacatgcattaattcaaaaacgttcagaaattaaataaaaaaaactaatttttttagctaaaagtaaggagcgacattaaaacttaaaacgaacagaaattactccttatatgaaatgagttgtcccctctacaatccctcgctctttacgctaaagtttgactctttgccacaattctactttttaaaacaattaaaagctttagcgtaaagagcgagggattgtggaggggacaactcatttcatatacggagtaatttctgttcgttttatgttttaatgtcgctccttacttttagctaataaaattattatttttttttttatttaattgtaagtaaggagtggtTCTAATAGTaattaaactctaaaaaatggattggTGCATCAatagaattggctttttatgctgattctaaatataaaattcattaagtttaatgttacccatcaaaagctatgagcctgagaattttttttttctagaagaaaggtcacgggtgcgtgtttgtttgttttttgttgctatttatttttcaatggtgataatatcgaaccaatggtcctagaagatcgggagagggcttgtTAGaccggaaataaaaagttcttgtctttttaaatgacaaaaaaaatatgtcactGGAAAGTGGTTCCGTTCGTTTAGAATAAACCTGAACAATAGTGTTGCGGGTTTATACATCCTTTCTTACAGCCGAAAGTGTTTCTGAAATGTATTTCAGAGTTTCGTTTAGCTAAACTGATTTGCTTGATCTTTCTTAAAATTGCATACCGGGATATGTAAGTGCGcatataaaaaattggaaacaaaGGACTTCTTTCTAATTAGAATCAAGCTATGATTAAGATCTAAACAGAAACAATTTCCGTCTTATACTGATAACAAAAATACCGTAGAGGATTGGGGTTCGTCTTTTAgaggggaaaatacaaaaagtacattttagtGCCCAATTATTTTCGAAAACTTAGactgaatatttaaattttgtaaaaaaaaataattacaatccaacattttagttttaataaagtagaaaaactgaaaaacgggCCGCTACCAGTACATTTACTACTATTACGGCTATACTACTACCaattcaccgcagcaccaagacacctgaggccaacacagctacgcatgctcctccttctCCATCGCAATCTGTCCAAAGCCACCCTCTCTGCACCCTATCAGGAAGttttatttcccttaaatctttctttatgacatcctcccaccccgaCTGCAggcgacctgctttctgttttgCCCTAGGCGGTTGGCCGAAGAGCACAATCTTCGGcattctgtcatccttcatcccagaacgtgccctagccatctcaacctttctctcattgtatttgaaattgtgaaattgggattgaaccacacttttcatataacctactgtttgaaatacggtcaatcAACCGGGTAGCCAggacaatccataggcaattcctctggaaaacatatagcaaatcttcatctgcttttcggagcgcccatgcttcagaatcaTATTAGACCATAGTATAAGGATATACCTTTTACTGtaatatttgaccactgtcatcactgtgctgagcgacattaaaactcaaagtgaatagaaattactccttatattaGGGGGGATCGCCCCTTCCTCAACTCCTCGCTCTCTACAAGAAAGTTTTACTTTgtattcaaattctttaagaacagcTGATGAAACTCAATGGCCGTTTGATCGGAATAAGAAGCCTTTTTAAAGCacaaaaacttaagcgtaacgAGGGAGAACTTGACGAGAAAGCAACCCCtcaaatacagaataatttctgtttgtttgaagttgtatgttgctccttactttttttttatttgctgtgGAGCCCATGTAAGCTTATTCAATATGATGCCTATGAAATACTCGAAAGAATATATTAAATCAAGTTTAAAgtatgtatgttttttattaacAATTGATCCATTTCATAAAACTTCAACTGTGAGAGATGTTACCTCATGAAGCATTggttagaaaatttttaatttttgagggttCGATTAATTAGGGCAGCCTATCTGGTATCTAACAGGCAAGGATAATTTCAAGTGTGTCATGgtcaacttttttgtttttaccaccTTCTCCAATGAATTCATGTGTCTCCCATgcgttatttcttttttttactcccGCTTCAtcgaatttaattaaaatatgtaaTTAGCCTTACTTCACTGCGAATTGTAGTAGAAAAGATGCGCATGATTCATCTCGTTAAAAGAGAAATCTTGCAAATAATTGTAAGCGGTTATAGGTTCAAATAGTGCCTGAGATTTTCAAACTACCCCTCCACCTCCACTGCCAATTTTTTAGAGCAAAGGCTAGACGAATTCCTTTACTGTTCTTGCTGTTTTTGAAACAGTTTTGGTAATGCAGTGCAAAAACAAGCAAAGTCCTGAATCAATGTGAAAGTAAAGTTAAATCCAAGACGAACTGACTCAATGTAAAAAAGACCCAAGTCCTGATTCTGTGCAAAAGTTAGCCAAGTCCTGAACCGTCATTGTATAAAAGGTGTAATTACAAGTTgcagaattttgatgaaaatgtgCGAAAAAATTTGAAGTCCTGACTCAGTACAAAAGTGAGCTAAATCCAACTCTCGGACTAACTCGGTGGACATTAGAAAGGTTGATAGTTTGCATCTAGTTTGAATTGAACTGTGtaagaattttcaatttgtatAATTAGACACCTAAAGTAGGCCTGTGCCCTCTCCCCACCGCCAATTTTTTAGTGAAGAGGTAGACGTGTTGCATCGTTTTCGAAATTAGGTCATGCAAGGGTATTCAATTTGTTGGACAGAAGAACCTAGACGAGTCTGTGGCTTCCGTACCACCTTCCCCCACGACCATCAAGTTTTTAGCAGAAAGGCAGATATGTTACATCTTGTTCAAATGGGAATCTCCCACAGTGATTTCACATTGTTCCTACCAGATTTCCGATCGGTCagtttaaaaagtttgaaaattccGACACCCGACCACAGAAAATCTGACATTTTTTCCGACACCACGCTGGTCTAAAATCCAACAAATTTCCGACTCCAACCAAAACCGACAATATTCTGTCGCATAGCAATCTTTTTCTTCACAAGACAAACTTTTATGCTGTCTGTCCTACAGCTTTTCCTCCCTCAATGGTAACATATATATCTTTACCATtcccaaaaaaggaaagaaaaaatttgtacCTTATTCACACtcacttttattctttttcacctgatatatttttaacaaatcataaaatccttttttttttaattacagaacaaactttcatcatttttttctttatttttaactgcACTTATTTAACTACACTGAACACACTCCTCAGCCATCGCGTTGGTTTTTACCGTTTTGAGTAGTTTTAAGCGACCTCTTGATCATGGGACacatgtctttttcttttcatgctAAACTTGGCCTGCATTATTGAGGTAAGGGTCATACTTTTGAGCTAGTTTCTATGATCTTTTTTAACATCTTTCAAGGTTGAAAAGAATCGCTCTACAACAATGTTCGAAAATGGCATGATTATgttagattatgctgattatGTTAGAGAACCTCTGAGTACCATTTGATGTATTATAAAAGCCACGTGACGCCAAAAATCACAGACATCTGTCACATTCGGAAGATCAAAAAGCAGTAAAATCCGCTATTGCTCTACTATCTTTCTTCCATCCCACGACGGTGCACTTTATCTCTGTAAAATCTTTTGTAGAAGACCAGTTGTACCTGTGTCCAAAGCTTTCGTAGGGTCAAGGATATCACACAACTTAAACAGTTCGTCCTAAAACTAGAATCACTGCTTGATTTGTTTCACCGCCTCCATATATAACTTACGAGCACATTCATAGATAACTTTCACTTCACGTTCATATGCTTTTGTACTCTGATTTGTCTACAAGGTTTGAAGAGGCTCCTGAGCTTCCATCCCCAAATACACATCTTCAGCTGGAAGGTATTCACTTGCTTTGTCAGGGCCGAGATTCAATGGCGAGGTTGATCTAATGTAGCTCGTCTTCATGAAACTTAGGAAGTATTTCCTTCGTCagatttcttaaaagtatttccGCTCTGTTTAACAGCTCCAGCACTTAGAACTGGAACTCAATTTGAATCTGGAGCAGTGGATTTTTTAAGGCTTGCGATGTCCTGTCATTCGTGTTGGTTGGATCCTCAGCTGCTACTCCCTGAAACTAGCTACTAAGCGCATCCCAATTATGCAATAGTCGCTCAACGCATATCCAAAGAGACAGCCAGCGTGTCTGACCTGGGGCAAGCACATTCAGGACTGGAGTGCCTGTAAACTTCTGGTGCAATTTGAACTCAGAGCGTCTTTTGGCACTCATGCTGAAGTGATTATATACTGTGCGACACATAACTTCCAATTGCTTTAGCAATTGTTTTGCAAGCATAAGAAGCAACTAAATGAATGAATCACTGCCGCACTTGACACGTATCGCagatgaaaatttgtcttttcacAGCCGAGTTATCACACCCAAACATAGCATTACACGTGTGCACACAGAATCCAAACCAGTTCTCTGTAGGTATTTTTTATCTTGAAGAACAGCGCAAATAAGGTTGAAAATGGTTTCCGCTTTCCCATCACAACACTCAACCATTTCAAGGATGTCTATTTATATTTCAAACTCCTTATTGTACAACAAAACtgcaacaaatttttttaagtttcgtcTTTCTTCAACAAGTGATAGGGTTTTTTCATCACTAAGAGAACGGTCTACCCATTTCgctcttttcttaatttaagaCACGGCATGATAAAATAACAATTCCATGCGCTTTATAATTCAACGATTTGAAATTAAATGTGTATTATCTTCCATGGCATTATACTAAACTGttcaaactttcaaaatatattttccttctttttcccCCCAAACCTTTgtagccaaaattatataaaggaatttttcattatattatgtttgtttttaatgctCACATGTTTTGTTCcggcagtttttttctttttatttgcacTGCAAACCTATAATGGCCTAAAAATCAGCTTTTACTGTGATAGTCAAGCGTCATCACACTTATTATGTTTTCTATCTGTCTCAATGTGTTTAGTGATTAATTGTAAGTAACGGTATTTGTACCAACCCTAAATTTTAGAAAGGACTTGCATCATTTGCATTTTTGCTGTATTCAACTTAAATGATTCTTTATAATTCTTACTTGATAAGATAGTTGTAAATAGTCTTACCCTGTGACTTGAAATCAAAGACACTTTGTTCTTCACAGAATGCTGCTTTTGACACAGCAGTATTTATTCTTAACTAACCGCCACCAATTACGAAGAGTGACGTGGcaattctttcttcttctttctttttagcgTTGTCAATCGACTATTGCCAAAAAGTGCTTAAGGGTTGACATGTTTGAGCCTAAATAGTTCTCGCTGTTTTTTTGTGCATCTGAACATTTCTAAATAACtgcatttttttgttaataaatatattattgtcTTTACCTCGAAGGTTTTCTCAATTGAGTGAGAGTCAGGATTTTGAGATAAgagtaatttatttatcacaactctactttttaaaacaataaaaaaccttagcgtaaagagcgaggcgttaaggaggggacaatccctttcatatatggaataatttctgttcgttttaagttttaatgtcgttccttacttggaattaaaaaaaaacttgtttttttatttaatttctgaacggttttgaattaatgcatgttttgattttggctcaccgcagatgaataattaaaactgaatttgaatattaattttttttggctaaatagctttctcatagttttgatctgacaattttgatataaaaggggtgggagaggaggcctaattACCCTGAAAttgttggttacttaaaaaggcatctagaactctcttttttacgaatgtttttatttttaataaatatgcgtaacttacgaaataactttcgtaacgaacttctatatttgtatattttttttttaagtatatgagtggttttgccccctcgtcaatgcctcgctctttacactaaagcttgaatttttgtcccaactcttcacgaatgacccctgaatcacaatagCCGTAGAAgaattagttgaaattactattaatactttggcgttaagagcgaggtattgaggaggagatgaaccccttatatgtgtaatatttctgttcgttttaagttttaatgctgctccttactttcagttgaaaaaactttttttatttattttctttttgttttttttaaataatgctagaaaatcctgcacaccttcatgaaaattctcttccctcatgataaattcctccgtggaaagatcctccaacgtaacccctccccccgatcCCCCGACTCCTAACGtgaaataatccccctgaaaacgtctgtgcacttcccaataaccgttaccatatgtaaacagtgataaaagtttgtaagttgcagctcCTCCCCCGGAGAAtgtgggagattaagtcgtccccaaagacaatgatattaggtttttcgactatgctgaagaaactggctatctcaaaatttttatccggtgactttgggaaaaaatgagcgtggcagggggcctataagtgccctccaattttttggtcacttaaaaagggcactataaattttaatttactttagcatgagccctctcgtgagattctaggaccactgggtcgatacgataagccctgtaaaaaaaacaaactacaaaacaaataaacacgcatccatgatctgtcttctggcaaaaatacaaaatttctcatttttgtagataggagcttgaaacctctacattggggttctctggtacgctaaatctgatgttgtgataaacctgatggtgtgattaagattctatgacttttaaggggtggttccccctattctctaaaataaggcaaatttcctcaggctcttGATGGATGagactaaactcgatgaaacttgtatatttaaaatcagtatgaaaatacgattcttttgatgtgtttttattgagcagggtcactctttacttacagttcgttatcgcGAACTGTTTGGTTTTATACAACATGGCTCGCCGTTATACAAAATTGGTATCTGACCTGACGGATGGAGTAAGAGGGATTTTAGTATTATCTATATATCGAGCTTAGGGAGATCACGATATAGCACAGAGATGTATCACTTAAAAGTACATGAAGTGATTCAGGATAAAGTGATGGTATAACCCCTGAACAATCAGTTTCCTGAATAATGTTTCTTGCTTtattataaagttaaaaaagtgtttttttagaaagaagGACAAGCTGACATCCATTTTATTGAACAGTTAAAACAAGACAGGATTAAGTgatgaaaaagaatttcaaaattggCCCAGGAAAAGTTTGtttaaactttcttaaaataCCAAGACTCCtgtatatcttcattttaaacaaGGTCGAAATGACATGTAGAAAACAGTGTTTTCGTTAGCATGAATATCCAAAGACCCAACACATCGATATTTAGATTTACAATTAGTGTCATTTGACagatactactgctactactaccactaaaaactcacagcagcaccaacatgcttgaggccaacacagctacacatgctcctcctccgtcgtaatctattcaaagcatccctctttacaccctcccagaaagttgctatttcctttaaatttgtctttatgacatcttcccaccccaaCGGTTGCCacccctagacggttggctgaaaaggataattttcggtaatctgtcatcattATATTGtctctcattatagtcctagaaagcgagattgaaccGCCCTTTTCGgaaagcctactgtttgaaatacggtcagtcggccgggtacccaaaacaatccgtaggcaatttctcggAAAACACCCTGCAAatcttcatctgttttttttcggTGTGCCCATggttcagaaccatatttgaccactgtcattactgtagcttccaatattctaatcttggttcgccgACTTATCCTCCTATCCTTCTCAACTTTTTCCAACTGTGAACAAACACACTGAGCCTTCGCTAATCTAATTTTACCATCTTCACTGcccccaccatctttactaatattactacctaggtaagtgaagctgtctacTTGATATATCCTTTCGTTATCCAACGTCACCTTTATATCTTCAcctattcctagccttagcgacgtaatattcttaacattaatttttaagcctcttctagcaccctgaactcgcataACCTCTACAAGTTCATTAATTttactcacactttcatctgGGGTTCataaatcattagcataatctaagtccaggaaagtttttcctcccctTTTGATTCTGTGTTCTCCCATTGGCCGATTTCAGAAAATTGAGGAAAAATCTAGAAAACATCAAGAACCTTGACTTACAAACACTCAGGATGAGACAATTAGCATCAAACCTCAAAAGTACCCTCGTGAACGACTATACTAGATTTTACCGAAGTTCATTTTACCCCGAAGTGCCAAGGGTATGGCTGtcataataaataaacatggaCATATAAAAGAAGGCGAAATATTATTgctatttacccccccccccggacaATTCCCCCTAGAGATTCTGCCAGAAAAATTTCTCCTTGGCATGCTTTTATAAAAAAGacaggttttttatttaatttctgaccgtgtTTCAGGTCATGGCGGGAATTCCCCTTATGATAAAAATTTTCCCCGGAAATCCCCCTTCCCAAATGAAATATTCCTCGATAGAACATTCCTCCCTGTGACAATTCcaccatggaaaatttctcccgTGGATAATCCATCTCTACCTAACGGCAAAATCTCAAAGAGAATTCCAGCCCCGGTACAAATTTCCCCGTGAGAACTCCCCCGGAACATTCCCACATGTCAGATGGAGCGACCAAAGGGAAACTAAtacatggaattttttttatatgaatccTGGCAAACTTCCCCacgtgtaaaatttcctctaGAAACTTAACCCCCGTAAACTTCCCTCCCAACGGAAAATTCCCGTAGAAAATAACCCTCCCCCACTGAAAATCTCCCCCCACCCCCTGAAAAACATCTGCATACTTCCtagtaaccaatactatatgtaaacaatgggaaaagttcatagcttgctgACGGGGTGCTGTGGGGAGTtaagtcatcttcaaagacatagttattagatcttttgactatgttgaagaaagtggctatctcaaaattttgatatgctgattttgggggaaaaggaccgtgggaggggggctagatgccctccaatatttttggtcatttaaaaaggaccCTAGAACTTTCGATTACCAATCAAACGAGCCTTCTCCCGATCATCTAGGATCACTTTTTCGATACagtcacccttgggaaaaatatacacaaaaaaaaatgaaataaaaaaataaacacgcatccgtcatcGTTCTACTGGCAGAAAATGCAAAACTCCTAATTTGGGAATATAGGAGCTTGATACGTCTATTGTGAGGcactttgatatgctgaatctggtgttctgattttcattaagatcacttggtgtttttggggtgtttccctctattgtCCAAGTTTTCTCTGGGTCATATAACTTTTGAAGGGCAGCactaaacttaaatattttatatattttgaataagcagtaaaattttattcttttgatgtatccttTATTATCTAAACTCttatttcttagagttttggttacaattgagccgcatcgctccttacgtATACTGTAGTTCGTTACTAAGAACTTTTTGCTAAAAGCTAAACGCAGTTGCAAATgcttttcagtctttttttctCAGACCATTTTTCTAAGATTATGGTTTgtccgcattttttttttttttttagtttacttgGCTCTGACCAAGGTCAGACCCAGGCAACGGAATATCTTAAAGGATGCTTAAAGTTCGTGGCCGTGTCACCTATGTTATCATTCCTGGCGCCCCTGGTATGCTTTCTAATATCCTTGAACATGTTTGGTAGCCCGGGAAAGGCTGGGTAAAGCTACAATTTTCAACTATGAATCTTTCtgaaataagtatttttctctcttatttttACTTCATGTCGACAATTGATTTGGCAGGAAATGTGGGAATAAAATGGTGCAAAACGAATGCAAGGATAGCGAGTGTCACGGAGTCAATGAGTGAAAGTTTCTCTGTTATATAAAAGTGATTTTAACATTTATATGTTTGAGGCGTTTTGAGGTTTTCGCACGATAAAAAAACCgatagtttttattatctgcAGAATATACCTACGATTTCCTTAGATTCAAATTCATGTTTAGTGATTGCCATGATACTTCGTGTAGGCTATATTTCGTATAAAACGCTcaaaaactttttgatattttgaacaaTCCATAGGTGAAGAGAGGGCCTCTCATGCTTAGGAAGTACAGtttacaaaatatttgtatatttttaacaagggattacaacaattcaaaaacctta includes the following:
- the LOC136034884 gene encoding uncharacterized protein LOC136034884 codes for the protein MRVQGARRGLKINVKNITSLRLGIGEDIKVTLDNERIYQVDSFTYLGSNISKDGGGSEDGKIRLAKAQCVCSQLEKVEKDRRISRRTKIRILEATVMTVVKYGSEPWAHRKKTDEDLQGVFREIAYGLFWVPGRLTVFQTVGFPKRAVQSRFLGL